The following are encoded in a window of Bacillus sp. SORGH_AS_0510 genomic DNA:
- a CDS encoding flagellar hook-basal body protein, which yields MLRGLYSAASGMFSLERRQETLSNNLANAQTPGFKKDDTVMRAFPKLLVERIRDYNETIPGANGLTIPGQGVPVGELANGVYAQERIPSFLQGALVQTDQPLDIAIDDQNIPLQVVNGRTVKPTAFFAVELPDGSVGYTRNGKWDLDSNGNLVTSDGYKILGADHKPIQVTGGVSKDDLYIDANGQVIANPNDVANARQVGQIGMVVVQNPYDLTRQGGNVYKSENPLPFIQDAGGTNPGVTLHQGYVEQSNVDPGQTMADMMMTVRAYEANQKVVSVYNQSLEQLYSVGKING from the coding sequence ATGCTAAGAGGTTTATATTCTGCAGCGTCAGGGATGTTTTCCTTAGAACGTAGACAAGAAACACTATCTAATAATCTCGCCAATGCACAAACACCTGGGTTTAAAAAGGATGATACGGTTATGCGTGCATTTCCTAAACTATTAGTGGAACGTATTAGAGACTATAATGAAACGATTCCTGGCGCTAATGGATTAACGATTCCAGGTCAGGGGGTACCAGTCGGAGAGCTAGCAAACGGTGTTTATGCACAGGAACGGATCCCGAGCTTCCTCCAAGGGGCACTTGTTCAAACAGATCAACCATTAGATATTGCTATAGATGATCAGAACATTCCTTTGCAAGTTGTTAATGGCCGAACAGTGAAGCCCACAGCCTTTTTCGCTGTCGAGCTTCCAGATGGATCGGTTGGATATACCCGGAATGGAAAATGGGACTTAGATTCGAATGGGAATCTGGTTACATCTGATGGATATAAGATACTGGGTGCGGATCATAAGCCTATTCAAGTCACTGGTGGTGTCAGTAAAGATGATTTGTACATAGATGCAAATGGTCAGGTAATTGCTAATCCTAATGATGTTGCAAATGCTAGACAGGTGGGCCAAATTGGGATGGTTGTTGTACAAAATCCTTATGATCTTACTCGCCAAGGTGGAAATGTTTATAAATCTGAAAATCCACTTCCATTTATCCAAGATGCAGGTGGGACGAATCCCGGCGTTACCCTTCACCAGGGATATGTTGAACAATCAAATGTAGATCCCGGTCAAACAATGGCCGATATGATGATGACAGTGAGGGCCTATGAGGCAAATCAAAAGGTTGTCAGTGTGTATAATCAATCACTTGAACAGCTTTATTCGGTAGGAAAGATTAACGGATAA
- a CDS encoding flagellar hook-basal body protein → MNTSLYISSGALQAYQQKIDTSANNIANVNTPGFKRKDQSFSEILASQLNNQGRTDQEVGRLTPDGLRVGYGTRTGLTQLVMEQGQGISTGNPFDLMIQGKGFFQVGYPSSTAGGADEVRYTRDGNFHLSPNPTKQGSYHLVNANGGYLLDQNGKPVELDGQYEVSIDANGKMNLRSKDGSGTPFISGQQVGIVDIQNPHVLKNMGGNEFSIDSTVLPAGANASNYVRMLQPGEVQIASGFLEGSNVDLTKEMTDLMTTQRGFQMNARAVSYADQMIGIANGILK, encoded by the coding sequence TTGAATACGTCATTATATATTTCTTCTGGGGCTTTACAAGCGTACCAACAGAAGATTGATACTTCTGCAAACAATATTGCTAATGTGAACACACCAGGATTTAAACGAAAAGATCAAAGTTTCTCTGAGATTTTGGCTTCTCAACTGAATAATCAAGGTCGAACGGATCAAGAAGTTGGGCGCCTGACGCCGGATGGATTGCGCGTTGGCTACGGAACCCGAACAGGTCTTACTCAGCTAGTCATGGAGCAAGGGCAAGGTATTTCAACTGGAAATCCTTTTGATTTAATGATTCAAGGAAAGGGTTTTTTCCAAGTAGGGTATCCTTCTTCTACTGCCGGAGGAGCTGACGAGGTACGTTATACACGCGATGGGAATTTTCATTTGAGCCCAAATCCTACTAAACAAGGAAGCTATCATTTAGTGAATGCGAACGGTGGTTACTTACTCGATCAAAATGGGAAGCCGGTTGAGTTGGATGGCCAATATGAGGTTAGTATTGATGCAAATGGTAAAATGAACTTAAGAAGCAAGGATGGCAGTGGTACACCGTTTATTTCTGGCCAACAAGTGGGGATTGTCGATATTCAAAATCCTCATGTATTAAAAAATATGGGTGGGAATGAATTTTCTATCGATTCTACTGTGTTACCTGCTGGGGCAAATGCATCTAATTATGTACGGATGCTTCAGCCAGGAGAGGTGCAGATCGCTTCTGGTTTTCTAGAAGGTTCAAATGTTGATTTAACGAAAGAAATGACAGATCTAATGACCACGCAGAGAGGGTTTCAAATGAATGCACGAGCGGTTTCCTATGCGGATCAAATGATTGGAATTGCGAATGGGATTTTAAAGTAG
- the fliD gene encoding flagellar filament capping protein FliD: MINSNNTLRVTGLASGMNTDEIVANLVKVQSARLNKLQQNKITTTWKQDAYRDVNKKLDEFRKAMEGLRLQSTFNKQTVTSSDPRIEVASAGTSTLTDFVISEATPAEAAKPATVSFASESSSVGAAGLSFTLNNIDITLDPNLTFDQAVAKINEKSSQTNVKAENVGGSLVFTTLTTGSAQKIDIAITDTNSPLKIDNTTNITGTDEKSGTVTINGTQIAVSSNKFTYQGVSFNLKEKIPANSTISVRVSSDTQGIFDTVKTFVDKYNELIADLNGRLTEKRYRDYPPLLDDQKKDMKDNDIKLWDEKAKSGLLTSDSTIRSFLTEMRNSLVTSVQNPALSTAFKSLKDIGIDFSTNYRENGKLVLNEEKLKGVLQTNLEDVKKLFSTKGTGATSSSTTVTDTNMHDNSGFGWRIYDRINSTISDLGSLAGSPNSLVDTKSSIAKQLKSLDENIDREQDKVNSYEQRLWKQFGRYGKGNTAAEFTGILAVTTTRNVNYLFL; this comes from the coding sequence ATGATTAATAGTAATAATACATTGAGAGTCACCGGGCTGGCATCTGGGATGAATACGGATGAGATTGTAGCAAATCTGGTAAAAGTTCAGAGTGCTCGTTTAAACAAATTACAGCAAAATAAAATTACGACCACTTGGAAACAGGATGCCTACCGAGATGTTAACAAAAAATTGGACGAATTTCGTAAGGCGATGGAAGGACTACGTTTGCAGTCGACTTTTAATAAGCAGACTGTAACTTCTAGTGATCCTAGAATAGAAGTAGCTTCTGCGGGTACTAGTACCTTAACAGATTTTGTGATTTCTGAAGCAACACCTGCTGAGGCAGCAAAACCAGCTACTGTTAGTTTTGCGAGTGAATCTTCAAGTGTTGGGGCTGCGGGGCTTTCGTTTACTTTAAACAATATTGACATTACACTTGACCCCAATCTTACATTTGATCAAGCTGTAGCAAAAATAAATGAAAAAAGTAGTCAAACAAATGTCAAAGCTGAAAATGTGGGTGGTTCATTAGTTTTTACTACTTTGACAACTGGATCGGCACAAAAAATTGATATTGCAATTACAGATACAAATAGCCCCTTAAAGATAGACAATACAACAAATATCACTGGAACAGATGAAAAGTCAGGCACAGTTACTATAAATGGAACACAAATAGCGGTTTCTTCAAATAAGTTTACATATCAGGGAGTCTCGTTTAATTTAAAGGAAAAAATCCCTGCAAATAGTACTATTTCAGTTCGAGTAAGCAGTGATACGCAAGGAATATTCGATACAGTAAAGACATTTGTTGATAAGTACAATGAACTTATTGCTGACTTAAATGGTAGATTAACAGAAAAACGCTATCGTGATTACCCACCATTGCTGGATGATCAGAAAAAAGATATGAAAGATAATGATATTAAGTTATGGGATGAAAAAGCGAAGAGTGGGTTGCTAACAAGTGATTCAACGATTCGATCATTTTTGACAGAAATGCGAAATAGTCTTGTAACGTCTGTTCAAAATCCTGCTTTGTCAACAGCCTTTAAATCGTTAAAAGACATTGGGATAGATTTTTCAACAAATTATAGGGAGAACGGAAAGTTAGTTTTGAATGAAGAGAAACTAAAGGGAGTTCTTCAGACAAATTTAGAAGATGTTAAAAAACTTTTCTCAACAAAGGGTACAGGGGCAACAAGTTCTTCAACAACAGTAACAGATACTAATATGCATGATAATAGTGGATTTGGTTGGAGAATCTATGACAGAATAAATTCTACAATCTCTGATCTTGGATCATTAGCTGGCTCACCAAATTCACTAGTTGACACTAAAAGTTCCATTGCAAAACAATTGAAATCCTTAGATGAAAATATTGATAGAGAACAAGATAAGGTTAACTCTTATGAACAACGATTGTGGAAGCAATTTGGACGCTATGGAAAAGGCAATACAGCAGCTGAATTCACAGGGATCTTGGCTGTCACAACAACTAGGAATGTAAATTATCTATTTTTATAG
- a CDS encoding DUF6115 domain-containing protein: MQEYLNVATLVVNFIAVLYLVIKSSFRKKMDYQLELSLKMVSNQEKLMRQLTDIKTTIEHHDMMNQRETEQWKAEMVQALNAVKIESDTNAKANNGQHLFLNDRYKEVFDLQAKGLSVEEIAKQLSKGNGEVAFILQLAEQART; encoded by the coding sequence GTGCAAGAATATCTAAATGTAGCAACTTTAGTAGTCAATTTTATCGCTGTGCTGTATTTAGTCATCAAGAGTTCTTTCCGAAAAAAAATGGACTATCAGCTGGAACTATCCTTAAAGATGGTATCCAATCAAGAAAAATTGATGCGTCAATTAACTGATATAAAAACAACTATAGAGCACCACGATATGATGAATCAAAGAGAGACTGAACAATGGAAGGCAGAAATGGTTCAAGCATTGAATGCGGTGAAAATTGAATCTGACACTAATGCAAAAGCAAACAATGGTCAGCATTTATTTTTGAATGATCGATATAAGGAAGTTTTTGATTTGCAAGCTAAAGGTCTCTCAGTGGAAGAGATTGCAAAGCAATTGAGTAAAGGTAATGGTGAAGTCGCTTTTATTCTCCAATTGGCTGAACAGGCACGTACTTAA
- a CDS encoding methyl-accepting chemotaxis protein, producing the protein MSKNGKFKNIFLMKWSTRTKIIGSFFLVLLILSIVSLTGFLSTKKLSNNINELGKQKIMETQLEGELVEHVTKVRWLVTRYALERNPDKLPSIEKKISSEEYQIKILSKNMEKYTTVIVNQRTLKHFNLSFEEYMKQFRSIIASSNILNNKGIEEQLDTLEPLADRAIEKLNLLSDNTNNENKKVISQADKDSKAFLIQIITLGIIAIIFCIVIAFLLIKLIRRSVDGVMKNAEATSHSITGIRTSIDQTVKSAHILDDSMNKANDAINELVASIQQVAGNTNVTASGVDEISAAIEQMSTSIYLVASSANQFAISAEETSSAIQEMMTSIDQIASSVGNAGTNVEQISGSIEEMSHSINGVSEHAVNLTDTAKQTANTVEEMILSIQQVAASAQTVNELSKTLKEDAYEGTISLEKTLNGMNEISNVIEQASVVMENLGKSSEEIGCIIAVIDDIADQTNLLALNAAIEAARAGEHGKGFAVVADEVRKLAERSAKATKEIAALINGIQTETTVAVASIKDGAYKVKVGNQLADNTKQAIRKISEGISRVSLEMNQIAKATEDQSQNSEFITKAMESVTKQAKGMTQSTKEQSITAGTIVKGITNTKEQIHPNIYSYS; encoded by the coding sequence ATGAGTAAAAATGGAAAATTTAAAAACATATTTTTAATGAAATGGTCTACAAGAACAAAAATTATAGGAAGTTTTTTTCTGGTGTTACTTATTTTATCTATAGTGTCCTTAACTGGGTTCTTAAGTACGAAAAAGTTATCAAACAATATAAATGAGCTAGGAAAACAAAAAATAATGGAGACACAATTAGAAGGGGAATTGGTTGAACATGTAACTAAGGTAAGATGGCTGGTGACAAGATATGCATTAGAAAGAAATCCAGATAAACTGCCATCAATTGAAAAAAAAATATCCTCTGAGGAATACCAAATTAAAATACTTTCTAAGAATATGGAAAAGTACACTACTGTTATTGTAAATCAAAGAACCCTTAAACATTTTAATCTATCATTTGAAGAATATATGAAACAGTTTCGTAGTATAATTGCATCTTCGAATATATTAAATAACAAAGGTATAGAAGAGCAATTAGATACACTTGAACCTCTTGCCGATCGAGCGATAGAAAAACTGAATCTATTATCCGATAATACCAATAATGAAAATAAAAAAGTCATTTCTCAGGCCGACAAGGATTCGAAAGCGTTTTTAATTCAAATTATTACTTTAGGAATTATTGCTATTATTTTTTGCATTGTTATTGCATTTCTCTTGATAAAGCTTATACGTAGGTCTGTAGATGGGGTTATGAAGAATGCTGAAGCCACCAGTCATTCTATTACTGGGATTAGGACATCAATTGACCAGACTGTGAAAAGTGCTCATATACTAGATGATTCCATGAATAAAGCCAATGATGCAATAAATGAATTAGTTGCCTCCATTCAACAAGTAGCAGGGAATACGAATGTAACAGCTTCAGGGGTTGACGAAATTTCTGCAGCAATTGAACAAATGAGTACTTCTATTTATTTAGTGGCGTCTAGTGCCAATCAGTTTGCAATCTCTGCGGAGGAAACATCTTCTGCTATTCAAGAAATGATGACGTCCATTGATCAGATAGCCAGCAGTGTGGGTAATGCAGGAACGAATGTGGAACAAATTTCAGGTTCCATCGAAGAAATGAGCCATTCAATTAATGGGGTGAGTGAACATGCCGTTAACTTAACGGATACAGCAAAACAAACAGCAAACACAGTAGAAGAGATGATTCTTTCAATTCAACAGGTAGCTGCAAGTGCCCAAACAGTTAATGAGCTAAGCAAAACGTTAAAAGAAGATGCCTATGAAGGAACAATTTCACTGGAGAAGACACTAAACGGCATGAATGAAATTTCTAATGTAATAGAACAAGCTAGTGTAGTGATGGAAAACTTAGGGAAGAGCTCAGAGGAAATTGGCTGTATTATCGCAGTGATTGATGATATTGCCGATCAAACGAATCTACTAGCTCTGAACGCAGCAATTGAAGCAGCACGCGCAGGTGAACATGGAAAAGGATTTGCAGTTGTTGCTGATGAGGTACGTAAGCTTGCGGAAAGATCAGCAAAAGCAACGAAGGAAATTGCTGCCTTAATTAACGGGATTCAAACTGAAACGACGGTTGCAGTAGCCTCTATCAAAGATGGAGCGTATAAGGTAAAGGTAGGAAATCAATTGGCAGATAATACGAAACAAGCGATTAGAAAGATTTCTGAAGGTATATCACGAGTATCGCTCGAAATGAATCAAATTGCAAAAGCTACAGAAGACCAATCCCAAAATAGTGAGTTTATTACAAAAGCCATGGAAAGTGTAACAAAACAAGCAAAAGGGATGACTCAATCTACGAAAGAGCAATCCATCACAGCTGGAACGATTGTAAAAGGAATTACCAATACCAAGGAGCAGATACACCCAAATATCTATAGCTACAGCTGA
- a CDS encoding YaaR family protein yields the protein MKIQDQVRISIGDSRLSTNDRTSANTASFQKIFNTYSKEISKEHLQQILQDIDQQGQRLSEKPTFSELRKYKELVKRFMGEVTKNGVGIYQTDTWDPYGGNKTLKTIQVLDRKLMELTDHVLKEQDEGLSILDRIGEIKGLLINLYT from the coding sequence TTGAAAATACAGGACCAGGTAAGGATTAGTATAGGGGATTCCCGTCTCTCAACAAACGACCGTACATCAGCTAATACTGCATCCTTTCAAAAAATATTCAATACTTATTCAAAAGAAATCTCGAAAGAACATCTCCAACAAATTTTGCAAGATATCGACCAGCAGGGGCAACGCTTAAGTGAAAAGCCTACTTTTTCTGAACTGAGGAAGTATAAAGAGCTGGTTAAAAGGTTTATGGGAGAAGTAACAAAGAATGGTGTTGGAATATATCAAACAGATACCTGGGATCCATACGGAGGAAATAAAACCTTAAAAACCATCCAGGTGCTTGATCGTAAATTAATGGAGTTAACCGACCATGTTCTAAAAGAGCAGGACGAAGGTCTGTCTATTTTGGACAGGATTGGTGAAATTAAAGGCTTATTAATTAATTTATATACTTGA
- a CDS encoding methyl-accepting chemotaxis protein — MVLSILVAFLINGLIRRTVSGVLKNAEITTNSANEIKQSIDKTAVSAHELDASMNKATDAISELVASIQQVAGNTNVTASGVDEISAAIEQMSASINLVASSADQFAASAEETSSAIQEMMASIEQVAMSVGNAGTNVEEISVSIEEMSHSIRGVSEHAVSLTDTAKQTAETVEEMVVSIQQVAASAKTVNELSNTVKEDALEGTISLNETLNGMKEISKVIDQTSVVMENLGKSSEEIGSIIAVIDDIADQTNLLALNAAIEAARAGEHGKGFAVVADEVRKLAERSAKATKEIADLINGIQAETTVAVASIKDGAHKVKVGNQLADKTNQAIRKISDGISQVTHEMNQIAKATEEQSKNSEFITKAVESVTSQAVEMTQSTKEQSVTAETIVKGIISTKEQVQQISIATAEQAEGSHAIVSAVEHVTHQSASVTNATKEQALTAEEIVRNINNIKEMVQQMMVATNEQAKYGQEISVEVGKVQQQTEELNSTIDTQSKGVEEVVLAITDVNKQIQRLK, encoded by the coding sequence ATGGTTTTAAGTATTTTAGTTGCCTTTTTAATCAATGGGCTTATTCGACGTACAGTAAGCGGTGTATTGAAAAATGCAGAAATAACTACTAATTCGGCAAATGAAATCAAGCAGTCTATTGATAAAACAGCGGTCAGTGCTCATGAATTAGATGCTTCCATGAATAAAGCTACAGATGCAATCAGTGAATTAGTGGCATCTATTCAGCAAGTGGCAGGGAATACGAACGTAACTGCATCTGGCGTAGACGAAATTTCTGCTGCAATAGAGCAAATGAGTGCTTCGATTAATTTAGTAGCTTCAAGTGCGGACCAATTTGCAGCCTCGGCTGAGGAAACCTCCTCGGCGATTCAAGAAATGATGGCCTCTATTGAACAAGTAGCCATGAGTGTAGGAAATGCGGGCACAAATGTGGAGGAAATTTCCGTTTCCATCGAGGAAATGAGCCATTCAATTAGAGGTGTAAGTGAACATGCTGTCAGCTTAACGGATACAGCAAAACAAACAGCAGAAACCGTAGAAGAAATGGTTGTTTCAATTCAACAGGTAGCTGCAAGTGCAAAAACGGTTAATGAGCTAAGTAATACGGTTAAAGAGGATGCTCTTGAAGGTACGATCTCACTGAATGAAACATTAAATGGTATGAAAGAAATCTCGAAAGTGATTGACCAAACAAGTGTGGTAATGGAAAACTTAGGGAAGAGCTCAGAAGAAATTGGCAGCATTATCGCAGTGATTGATGATATTGCCGATCAAACCAACCTATTAGCACTCAATGCGGCAATTGAAGCAGCACGCGCAGGTGAACATGGAAAAGGATTTGCAGTTGTTGCTGATGAGGTACGTAAGCTTGCTGAAAGATCAGCAAAAGCAACGAAGGAAATTGCAGACTTAATCAACGGGATCCAAGCGGAAACAACTGTTGCTGTTGCCTCTATCAAAGATGGAGCGCATAAGGTAAAAGTAGGAAATCAATTAGCAGATAAAACGAACCAAGCGATAAGGAAGATTTCTGACGGAATTTCTCAAGTAACGCATGAAATGAATCAAATTGCCAAAGCAACGGAAGAACAATCCAAAAATAGCGAGTTTATCACGAAAGCGGTTGAAAGCGTAACAAGTCAGGCAGTAGAAATGACTCAATCTACTAAAGAGCAATCGGTTACAGCGGAAACCATTGTTAAAGGAATTATTAGCACCAAAGAACAGGTACAACAAATTTCAATTGCAACAGCAGAGCAAGCTGAAGGAAGTCATGCGATTGTTTCCGCAGTAGAACATGTGACTCACCAATCGGCTTCTGTTACCAATGCAACAAAAGAACAGGCGCTTACGGCTGAAGAAATTGTTCGTAATATTAACAATATCAAGGAAATGGTTCAACAAATGATGGTGGCCACCAATGAGCAAGCAAAGTATGGTCAGGAAATCTCGGTAGAAGTTGGAAAAGTTCAACAACAAACCGAAGAGCTAAATTCCACCATTGATACACAATCAAAGGGCGTTGAAGAAGTCGTCCTTGCTATTACCGACGTAAATAAACAGATACAAAGACTAAAATAA